In the genome of Caloenas nicobarica isolate bCalNic1 chromosome 37, bCalNic1.hap1, whole genome shotgun sequence, one region contains:
- the KPTN gene encoding LOW QUALITY PROTEIN: KICSTOR complex protein kaptin (The sequence of the model RefSeq protein was modified relative to this genomic sequence to represent the inferred CDS: inserted 1 base in 1 codon) codes for MEGRCPLVEDSFSRLASQSNVYGLAALAGGEGPGGLLAAALKGKVIHFRYHDLRQRLRPVARELQFTYIPVDAEIVSIDAFTKSPPQRGLVVGITFVKDCGDKLSPFLNIYCDYEPGCEYDLDCVAQSCLNLELPFTPLQLSHAQVTVGDKXRTVFLLTGNDPSVRLYKENAASHQFEEQPLPRLFPELQHVPSSVLWLDVTPVSPHRRLTALGCHSGLVRVAHVDQRGPVVLQSWSVQQDGPVSTVLLFPLPETRTASMTSMSGADAAGDAGDAAGDAGDTGKTSDTSDPGDTGDTPAPRYSLLVTSTIEPAVVYR; via the exons ATGGAGGGCCGCTGCCCGCTGGTGGAGGACAGCTTCAGCCGCTTGGCCTCGCAGAGCAACGTGTACGGGCTGGCGGCGCTGGCGGGCGGGGAGGGCCCCGGCGGGCTGCTGGCGGCCGCGCTCAAGGGGAAGGTGATTCACTTCCGCTACCACGACCTGCGGCAGCGGCTGCGGCCCGTGGCCCGGGAGCTGCAGTTCACCTACATCCCGG TCGACGCCGAGATCGTTTCCATCGACGCCTTCACCAAATCCCCCCCGCAGCGGGGGCTGGTGGTCGGAATCACCTTCGTGAAG GATTGTGGCGACAAACTCAGCCCCTTCCTCAACATTTATTGCGACTACGAGCCCGGCTGCGAGTACGACCTGGACTGCGTGGCAC AAAGCTGCTTGAACCTGGAGCTGCCGTTCACCCCATTGCAGCTGAGCCACGCCCA GGTCACCGTTGGGGACA ACCGAACCGTTTTCCTGCTCACCGGGAACGACCCCTCGGTGCGGCTGTACAAGGAG AACGCGGCCTCGCACCAGTTTGAGGAGCAGCCCCTCCCCCGCCTGTTCCCGGAGCTGCAGCACGTGCCCAGCAG CGTCCTGTGGCTCGAcgtcacccccgtgtccccccaccgCCGCCTCACGgccctgggctgtcacagcGGCCTCGTCCGCGTCGCCCACGTCGACcagcgcggccccg tggtgctgcagagctggagcgTCCAGCAGGACGGGCCCGTCTCCACCGTCCTGCTCTTCCCGCTGCCCGAAACCAGGACGGCCAGTATGACCAGTATGAGCGGTGCAGACGCTGCCGGTGACGCCGGTGACGCTGCCGGTGACGCCGGTGACACCGGTAAAaccagtgacaccagtgacCCCGGTGACACCGGTGacacccccgccccgcgctACAGCCTCCTGGTCACCAGCACCATCGAACCCGCCGTGGTTTACCGGTAG
- the NAPA gene encoding alpha-soluble NSF attachment protein, with translation MDPAGKEKEALQLLAEADKKVRGSQSFFAGLFGGSSRLEDACDTYARAANMFKMAKNWSAAGNAFCRAAQLHLQLQTKHDAAANFVDAGNAFKKSDPQEAINCLLRAIEIYTDMGRFTIAAKHHISIAEIYETELVDIEKAIAHYEQAADYYKGEESNSSANKCLLKVAAYAAQLEQHQKALEIYEQVGRAAMDSPLLKYSAKEYFFKAALCHFCIDMLNAKLAVQKYEEMFPAFSDSRECKLLKKLLDAHEEQNIDAYTDAVKEFDSISRLDQWLTTMLLRIKKTIQGEEDDLR, from the exons ATGGACCCGGccgggaaggagaaggaggcgCTGCAGCTCCTGGCCGAGGCCGACAAGAAGGTCCGCGGCTCCCAGTCCTTCTTCGCCGGCCTCTTCGG GGGCTCATCCCGACTGGAGGACGCCTGCGACACCTACGCCCGGGCCGCCAATATGTTCAAAATGGCCAAAAACTGGAGCG CCGCGGGAAACGCGTTTTGCCGAGCGGCCCAACTGCACCTGCAGCTCCAGACCAAGCACGACGCGGCCGCCAACTTCGTGGACGCGGGAAACGCCTTCAAGAAGTCTGACCCGCAAG AGGCCATTAACTGCCTGCTCCGGGCCATCGAGATCTACACCGACATG GGCCGATTCACCATCGCGGCCAAGCACCACATCTCCATCGCCGAGATCTACGAGACCGAGCTGGTCGACATCGAAAAG GCCATCGCGCACTACGAGCAAGCGGCCGATTACTACAAAGGGGAAGAGTCCAACAG CTCGGCCAACAAGTGCCTGCTGAAGGTGGCGGCGTACGCGGcgcagctggagcagcaccaGAAGGCGCTGGAGATCTACGAGCAG GTGGGGCGGGCGGCCATGGACAGTCCCCTGCTCAAGTACAGCGCCAAGGAGTATTTCTTCAAGGCCGCGCTTTGTCACTTCTGCATCGACATGCTCAACGCCAAG CTGGCGGTGCAGAAATACGAGGAGATGTTTCCCGCCTTCTCCGACTCCCGCGAGTGCAAACTGCTCAAG AAACTGCTGGACGCCCACGAGGAGCAGAACATCGACGCCTACACCGACGCG gtGAAGGAGTTCGACTCCATCTCGCGCCTGGACCAGTGGCTGACGACCATGCTGCTGCGCATCAAGAAAACCATCCAGGGCGAGGAGGACGACCTGCGCTGA
- the LOC136001119 gene encoding uncharacterized protein LOC136001119, whose translation MGSTDSPSIATGSNNGPGIAMGSTDSPSIATGSNNGPGIVMGSTDSPSIATGSNNGPGIAMGSTDSPSIATGSNNGPGIVMGSTDSPSIATGSNNGPGIAMGSTDSPSIATGSNNGPGIVMGSTDSPSIATGSNNGPGIVMGSTDSPSIATGSNNGPGIVMGSTDSPSIATGSNNGPGIVMGSTDSPSIATGSNNGPGIVMGSTDSPSIATGSINGPGIATGSINGPGIVTGGTDSPGIATGSSDGLGIATGGTDSPAIAMGADRQPWYRDGQR comes from the coding sequence ATGGGCAGCACTGACAGCCCCAGTATCGCGACGGGCAGCAACAACGGCCCCGGTATCGCGATGGGCAGCACTGACAGCCCCAGTATCGCGACGGGGAGTAACAACGGCCCCGGTATCGTGATGGGCAGCACTGACAGCCCCAGTATCGCGACGGGGAGTAACAACGGCCCCGGTATCGCGATGGGCAGCACTGACAGCCCCAGTATCGCGACAGGGAGTAACAACGGCCCCGGTATCGTGATGGGCAGCACTGACAGCCCCAGTATCGCGACGGGGAGTAACAACGGCCCCGGTATCGCGATGGGCAGCACTGACAGCCCCAGTATCGCGACGGGGAGTAACAACGGCCCCGGTATCGTGATGGGCAGCACTGACAGCCCCAGTATCGCGACGGGCAGCAACAACGGCCCCGGTATCGTGATGGGCAGCACTGACAGCCCCAGTATCGCGACGGGCAGCAACAACGGCCCCGGTATCGTGATGGGCAGCACTGACAGCCCCAGTATCGCGACGGGCAGCAACAACGGCCCCGGTATCGTGATGGGCAGCACTGACAGCCCCAGTATCGCGACGGGCAGCAACAACGGCCCTGGTATCGTGATGGGCAGCACTGACAGCCCCAGTATCGCGACGGGCAGCATCAACGGCCCTGGTATCGCAACAGGCAGCATCAACGGCCCCGGTATCGTGACGGGCGGCACCGACAGCCCTGGTATCGCGACAGGCAGCAGCGACGGCCTTGGTATCGCGACGGGCGGCACTGACAGCCCCGCTATTGCGAT
- the EIF3K gene encoding eukaryotic translation initiation factor 3 subunit K, protein MALFEQMRANVGKLLRGIDRYNPENLATLERYVETQAKENAYDLEANLAVLKLYQFNPAFFQTTVTAQILLKALTNLPHTDFTLCKCMIDQAHQEERPIRQILYLGELLETCHFQSFWQALDENMELLDGITGFEDSVRKFICHVVGITYQHIDRWLLAEMLGDLSEAQLKVWMSKYGWTEPEPGRIFICNQEESIKPKNIVEKIDFDSVSTIMASSL, encoded by the exons ATGGCGCTGTTCGAGCAGATGCGGGCGAACGTGGGGAAATTGCTGCGGGGCATCGACCG GTACAACCCCGAGAACTTGGCCACGCTGGAGCGCTACGTGGAGACGCAGGCCAAGGAGAACGCGTACGACCTGGAGGCCAACCTGGCCGTGCTGAAGCT GTACCAGTTCAACCCGGCGTTTTTCCAGACCACGGTCACGGCCCAGATCCTGCTCAAGGCTCTGACCAACCTCCCGCACACCGACTTCACCCTCTGCAAGTGCATGATCGACCAGGCCCAC CAGGAGGAAAGACCCATCAGGCAGATCCTGTATTTGGGAGAACTGTTGGAGACCTGCCACTTCCAGTCCTTCTGG CAAGCTCTGGATGAgaacatggagctgctggacgGGATCACCGGCTTCGAGGACTCCGTGAGGAAAT TCATCTGCCACGTGGTGGGAATCACCTACCAGCACATCGACCGCTGGCTGCTGGCCGAGATGTTGGGGGACCTCTCGG AGGCTCAGCTGAAGGTCTGGATGAGCAAATACGGGTGGACGGAGCCGGAGCCCGGGCGCATCTTCATCTGCAACCAGGAGGAGAGCATCAAGCCCAAGAACATCGTGGAGAAGATCGACTTCGACA GTGTCTCCACCATCATGGCCTCGTCC